A window of Acidimicrobiales bacterium genomic DNA:
CCACAGGAACGAGCCGAGCCGCGAGTCGTCGCGTTCGACCGCGACGGTGCAGGTCCCGGACAATGTCGAGGCAACCTGCCTCAGGGCGGCGTTCATGCTGGGCTTGCCGGCGAGCTGCGGAACCGGCAATCCGTTGACCCGCCCCATGCTGACCTGAGGCCCCGGCGTCGCCTGGAGCGATGCGCCCGGTGCCGCGGTCGGCGGAGCTTGACCTAGCGCTCCCCCAGTGTCGGACTGGCCTCCGCCGCACGCAGCCAGACCAAGGGGCACAAGGGCGAGCACACCAACCGTTGCGATTTTTCCTAAAAGGATTTGCCCTAAGCGGGTCCGCGCCACGCGTGGCTCGAAACGGGCGGACTTAGCCGCCCGTTTCTCAGCCGGAGGTTCTGCGAACCCGCTTAAGCGGATTTCGGAGCCTCGATCGGATGCGGCATGCACAACTCGTCATATTCGGCGATGACGAGCAGTTCCTTGGGGATGCTGCACGCTGCGCACTCCGGATCGCGGTTCACCTTGAAGGTCCGGAACGACTCTTCGAGGGCGTCGTAGGCAAGCAGCCGGCCGACGAGGGGGTCGCCTATGCCAAGGAGGAGCTTGATCGTCTCCATCGCCTGGATGCTCCCGATGATCCCGGGCAGCACCCCCAGAACTCCGGCTTCGGAGCACGACGGGGCAAGCTCCGCCGGCGGGGGCTCGGGGACCTGGCAGCGGTAGCACGGGCCTTGGTGGGGCAGGTAAACGCTCGCCTGGCCCTCGAAGCGGAAAATCGATCCGTGGACGACGGGGATGTCGAGCTTCAGGGACGCGTCGTTGACGAGGTAGCGGGTCGGGAAGTTGTCGGTCCCGTCGAGGATGATGTCGTAGCCGGCGAAGATGTCCAGGACGTTGTCGGCGCCGAGCCGGACGTCGTAGGTGACGACGGTTACGTCCGGGTTGAGCGCGGTGAGGGTCTTCTTGGCGGAGTCGACCTTGCGCTCCCCGATGCGATCCATGTTGTGGAGGATCTGCCGCTGGAGGTTCGAGTCGTCGACGACGTCCATGTCGATGATTCCGAGCGTCCCGACCCCGGCCGCCGCGAGGTAGAGGGCGGCCGGTGACCCGAGCCCGCCGGCTCCGATCAGGAGCACCTTCGAATCGAGCAGCTTCGCCTGGCCGGCGACGTCGACCTCGGGCAGCAGAATGTGGCGCTGGTAGCGGTTGCGCTGGTCCGCGGTGAGGCTTACCGGCGCCCTCCAGGAACGGCCTTCGTCCTTCCACTTGTTGAACCCGCCGATCATCGAGACGACGTCCGAGTAGCCGAGCTGCGCGAGGGTGTCCGCGGCGAACGCCGAGCGGGTGCCGCCGGCGCAGTAGACGACGATGTGGGCGTCGTGGTCGGGCAAGCGGGACTCGATCTGGCTTTCGAGATGCCCGCGGGGGATGTGGATCGCGTTCGGCAGCGCGCCCTGCTCGTACTCATCGGGCTCGCGCACATCGAGGACAACGGTCCCCGGCTTGGCGACCTCATCGGCGGCCCCCGCCGTGTCCACCTCTTTGATGCGTGCCTTGGTGTCCTTTAGCAGATCCCGGAACGTCGCCATGCACTAAATGCTACCGGTACGGTCATCTATGTGACTTGTCAGGTGCCCTATGGAACTCGCTGAGGTATTGAGCCGGCGTCGGATGTGCCGCAACTTCACCGGGGACCCTGTGCCCTCAGATGTCGTTGACCGGCTGCTCGACAGGGCGAGTCGGGCCCCGTCGGCGGGCCACACGCAAGGTTGGTCGTTTTTAGTGCTCGACGGGCGAGAGCAGGTAGACGGGTTTTGGCGCGCCGACGCAGACCCCGTGTGGCTCGAGAACCCGACGCTGCCGGGCGTATTGCGAGCCCCGGTGATCGTCGTTCCGCTGTGCAGCGTGCGCGCCTATCTCGACCGGTATTCCGAGCCGGACAAGATCGAACACGGCATGACCACCGAGGACGCTTGGCCGGCGCCGTTCTGGGTGGTCGACGTTTCGTTCGCGACGATGATCCTTCTTCTGGGTGCGGTGGAAGAAGGCTTGGGGGCGTTGTTTTTCGGGCTACGCGGCGATCGGGCGCGCCTGCGGGACGCGTTCGGGATTCCGGCGGGGTGGGACCCGATCGGAGCCGTCGCTCTCGGCTGGCCGGCGCCGGAAGGCGGACCCGTGGGATCAGCGGTGCGAGGCCGGCGGCCGGTCTCGGAGGTGGTCCATCGCGGCCGCTGGTAAGCATGTCACGGCCGGGCGTGGGGCTGGGGTCCCCACGCTTCCGGAGGAGGCGGGGTTGGGGCCCCGCCGGGCCAATGTCGTAGCGCCATTCAGATGATCTGCGGGAGGACGTCGCTTATCGATCCGCGCAAAACGACGTCGGCAATATCGTCGTAGGGGGTTTCTTCAGCGTTGACGATCACCAGGGCGGATCCGGCCCGCTTGGCGAGAGGGACCAGACCGGCCGCCGGATAAATGACCAGGCTCGAACCCACGGCAAGGAACGTGTCGCACGTCCGCGCCGCGCGGTCGGCCCGTTCCAGGACATCTGGATCGAGGTTCTGGCCGAAGCTGATCGTTGCCGATTTGAGGATCCCGCCGCACTCGGTGCACGCCGGGTCTGGCTCGCCCGCCCGAACCCTCTCCAGGGTCGGCAGCATCGGCCCTTCGACTCCGCAGTCCCAGCAGACCACCCGCCTCATGCTCCCGTGAAGCTCGACGACCTTCTCCTGGCTGTTCCCTGCCAGCTGGTGAAGCTCGTCGATGTTCTGGGTGACCAGGGCGACCAGCCGCTCCTGGCGTTCAAGCTCCGCGAGCGCTTCGTGCCCCCGGTTCGGCCGGGCGTCCCAGGCCGGCGACGTGAGCCGGTTCTGCCAGGCCTGGCGGCGAACATCGGGATCCTCCAGGTAGTGGGAGAGAGTCGAGGTCTTCTCGGCCGCCGGGTTCCTGGTCCAGACGCCCTGGGGCCCCCTGAAGTCCGGTATCCCCGAATCGGTCGAGATGCCCGCCCCGGTCAGGACCGTGACCCTCTTGGGGGCAGCCAGGAGCTCCCTCGCATGCGCCAGCCGGTCCGCCTCGGTCCCCCGGTCGCCGTCCATCACTCCAGTGTCTCAAATGGCCCTTGCGGACCGGTTCAGAGTTGGATAGCATGAAATAGCTTCTTATTTATTGAAAAAGACTGAGGAGTTCACAGTGCTACCGATGGTGACGTTCCAGTCAGAAGTGCTCAGGGTGGAACCCTGGGTGGACGACGTGATCGACAAGGTCGGGTTCGATCCCCGCTCGCAGTACGTCGAACGCTTCTGGCTTTCGATCATCGGCCCGAGCACCACGTGGCTGATGAGGCGAGTCGCAGCCGGGTTCGACGCCAGCCCGCAGGGGTTCGACCTTCCGCTCGGGGAGACCGCCCGGGCTTTGGGTCTGGGCGACAAGGGCGGCCGGCACTCGCCGTTCCTCCGGACTGTCAACAGGATGATCCAGTTCGAGCTGGCCAAGGTCATCGGACCCGAGCAGCTCGCGGTCAGGCGCCGGCTGCCGCCCCTCAGCCGGCGCCACACCGTCCGCCTGTCGCCGGCGCTCCAGGAGGCTCACGACCGCTGGCAAGCCGACCAGCTTCTCGACCCACCCGAAGACGGCCTGCGCAAGCGGGCGAGGCATCTCGCCCTCAGCCTGCTGGAGCTTGGCGAGGATCCGGAGGCGGTGGAGCGCCAGCTCACCCGTTGGCGCTACCACCCGGCCCTCGTCAAAGATGCCGCCGCCTGGGCGACCGAGCGCCACCGATCGGCGATGGCCGCTGCTTCGGGCTGATCTGCCACGCCGGCAGACTGCCGGCGTGGCTTAGCCTTGTTATTGATGGAGGTGAAACGGCCGAAGCTGCCACCCGCCGAGTACGTGCAGCTGCCCGGCAGGGGCCGCACGTGGGTGTACAACAGCGGTCCCGGGCCCGCGGGCGACGCGTCTGCGGTCGTCCTGCTCCACGGCTGGACGTCGACGGCCGGCCTGAATTGGTACCGGTGCTTCGGCCCCCTGTCCGAGGACCACCGGGTGGTCGCGCTGGATCACCGGGGCCACGGCAGAGGGATCCGCAGCCGCCGCCCGTTCCGGCTGGAGGACTGCGCCGACGACGTCGCCGCGCTGATCGACCGCTTGGAGATCGGGCCGGCGATCGTGGCGGGCTACTCCATGGGCGGCCCCGTGGCGCAGCTGTTGTGGCGGCGCCACCCGTCGAAGGTCAAGGGTTTGGTGCTCGGGGCGACCGCAGCTCGTTTTGCGGTGCGGCGCGAGTTCGGCGGCCTGATGGCAGTGGCCGGCTACGGCCTGTCTCTGGCCCTCTCAGGGATCCCCTACGAAGCCCGGCAGTGGGGCGTCAGCTACGTGCTGCGCAACCGGTCCGCGATCGCCGGAACCGCCGAGTGGGCGATCCAGGAATGGGAGCGCAACGACCCCGCAGCGATGATCCAGGCGGGCCTCGCACTAGGCCGGTTCGACTCGACCACGTGGATAGGGGACGTCGACGTGCCGGCGGCGGTCCTCGTCACGACGCTCGACACCACTGTCTCCCCCAGACGGCAGCGCCGCCTCGCGAGCCTGATTCCCGGCTCGCAGACGTTCGAGGTGGAGGGAACCCACAGGGCGTGCGTAGACGAGGCGAGGGTGTTCGTGCCGGCGCTGCGCGCGGCGTGTCAAATGGTGGAACAGCGCGCCGAGGTCACGTCGAAGGCTTGAGGGATCCCGAGATCTGTCTGGCGGACTCGGCGACCGCAGCGCCGTAACGCCGGCCCGGTTGACGGCTGGTCCGGTCGATGGGCCCCGAAACCGACACCGCCGCAACGACCTCGGAGTCGACGATGATCGGTGCGCTCACCGAGGCCACCCCTTTTTCCCGCTCCTCGACGCTCTCCGCCCACCCGCGCTTGAGGACGTCCGCGTCGCATCTGAGGACCTTCGCCGCGGACCCTCGGTCCATGGGCAGGGTCGCGCCGACCTGGACGATGGTGCGGAGGCTGTGGGGGGATTCGAGGGACATCACGCAGACCCGGCTCTCTCCCGAGCGCACGTACAGCTGGACGCTCTCTCCCGTTTGGTCGCGCAAGTTGACGAGAGCGGGAGTTGCCGCTTCGACGATCGTTTTGCGCCTGGCGCCGCCGGCGCTGCCGGCCAGGCGGGCGAGGCCCGGGCCAAGCACGTAGCGGCCGGTACCGTCCCGGGCGACCAGCTCGTGGGTCTCGAGCGCCGATGCCAGCCGGTGCGCCGTCGCCCGAGGGAGGTCTGTTTGCGCCGAGAGCTCCGAAAGGGCGGCCGGCCCCGTAGCGAGCGCGGTGAGGATCGAGATCGCCTTGTCCAGCACGCCGACGCCGCTTAGACTCTCTCCCACAACCCGGAACACTATCTCAATATGTGGGACAGCTTATGAACCATCCGAGTACGCTCGCCGACAAGGTTTGGGAACGCCACGTCGTCTGGTCGGGCAAGGACGAGCCCGACCTTCTCTACATCGATCTTCACCTCGTTCACGAGGTGACCTCACCTCAGGCCTTCGACGGTCTCCGCCTGTCGGGGCGCAAGGTCCGCCGGCCGGATCTCACCTTGGCGACGATGGACCACAACGTCCCGACCACCGCGTTCGATCAGCCCGTCGAGGACCCGATCTCTGCGCGGCAGATGGAGGTCCTTGCGGCCAACTGCGCCGAGTTCGGCATCCGGCTGTTCGCGATGGGCGACGCCCACCAAGGGATCGTTCACATCATCGGCCCGGAGCTCGGCCTGACCCAGCCGGGCATGACCATCGTGTGCGGGGACAGCCACACATCGACGCACGGGGCGTTCGGTGCCCTCGCTTTCGGGATCGGGACAAGCGAGGTGGAGCACGTCCTCGCCACCCAGACCCTGCCCCAGCGCCGGCCGAAGACGATGGCGGTCACGGTCGACGGCGCTCTTCCTGCGGGTGTCACCCCGAAGGACGTCGTTCTCGCCATCATCGGTGAGATCGGTACCGGCGGCGGGATGGGTCACGTGATCGAGTACCGGGGATCGGCGATCCGATCGCTTTCGATGGAAGGCCGGATGACCGTGTGCAACATGTCAATCGAGGCGGGCGCCCGGGCAGGTATGGTCGCCCCCGACGACACGACGTTCGAGTACTTGGACGGGCGCCGGCACGCCCCGGCCGGGGCGGGCTGGGAGCGGGCGCTCGACGATTGGCGGTCGTTGGTCACCGACGAGGGAGCTTCCTTCGATAAAGAGGTTTCGCTCGACGGCGGGTCATTGACGCCGTTCGTCACGTGGGGAACCAATCCCGCTCAGGTCGTTCCGATCGGGGGATCGGTTCCCTCGCCCGACGAGTTCGCCGAGCCTTCCCAGCGCGACGCGGCGGCAAGGGCTCTCGCTTACATGGGCCTGGCGTCGGGGACGAAGGTGCGGGATGTGAGGGTGGACACTGTTTTCATCGGGTCGTGCACCAACGGCCGCATCGAGGATCTGCGTGCGGCCGCGGCCGTGGTCGAAGGCCGGCGGGTCGCTCAGTCCGTGCGAGCGCTCGTCGTCCCCGGTTCCGGCCAGGTGAAGGCGCAGGCCGAGAAAGAAGGCCTGGACCGGATCTTCTCTAGCGCGGGTTTTGAATGGCGCAACCCGGGCTGCTCGATGTGCCTGGCGATGAACCCGGACAAGCTCCAGCCCGGCGAACGGTCGGCGTCCACGTCGAATCGCAACTTCGAGGGGCGCCAGGGGCGGGGCGGCCGGACGCACCTGGTGTCGCCGGCGGTTGCCGCGGCGACGGCGGTCGCCGGTCATTTTGCAACCCCGGAGGATCTTCGATGACCGGGCTGCCGGATTCACGGCCGGGCGTGGGGCTGGGGTCCCCACGCTGCCCGGAGGCCGGGGCCAGATCGGTGTCTTGGGGCCCCGGCCGGGCTAGTGATTTGGAAGGCGGTGCCTGATGGAGCCGGTGCGGATCGTGTCAGGTACGGCCGTTCCTCTGGACCGGTCGGATGTCGACACCGACCAGATCATCCCGAGCGACTGGTTGAAGAAGGTGGAGCGGACCGGGTTCGGGAAGGGCCTGTTTTCGGAGTGGCGGGACGACCGGGATTTTGTCCTCAACAAGCCAGAGTACGCCGGCGCCACGATCCTGGTCGCCGGACCGAACTTCGGAACCGGCTCGTCGCGGGAACACGCGGTGTGGGCCCTGATGGACTACGGATTCAAGGCGGTCATCTCGCCCCGGTTCGGAGACATCTTCCGCAACAACGCCACCAAGTCCGGCCTGTTGCCCGTCCAGGTGTCCGCCTCCTTCGGCGAGGCGTTGATGCGAGCGGTCGAAGCAGAACCTGGGCTTGAGGTGACCGTGGACGTCGAGCGCCTGACAGTGTCAGCGCCGGCGGCGGGGCTCGAGTCGGAGTTCCCGCTCGATCCGTCCACCCGGCACCGGCTGCTGGAG
This region includes:
- a CDS encoding nitroreductase family protein, yielding MELAEVLSRRRMCRNFTGDPVPSDVVDRLLDRASRAPSAGHTQGWSFLVLDGREQVDGFWRADADPVWLENPTLPGVLRAPVIVVPLCSVRAYLDRYSEPDKIEHGMTTEDAWPAPFWVVDVSFATMILLLGAVEEGLGALFFGLRGDRARLRDAFGIPAGWDPIGAVALGWPAPEGGPVGSAVRGRRPVSEVVHRGRW
- a CDS encoding IclR family transcriptional regulator; protein product: MGESLSGVGVLDKAISILTALATGPAALSELSAQTDLPRATAHRLASALETHELVARDGTGRYVLGPGLARLAGSAGGARRKTIVEAATPALVNLRDQTGESVQLYVRSGESRVCVMSLESPHSLRTIVQVGATLPMDRGSAAKVLRCDADVLKRGWAESVEEREKGVASVSAPIIVDSEVVAAVSVSGPIDRTSRQPGRRYGAAVAESARQISGSLKPST
- a CDS encoding Sir2 family NAD-dependent protein deacetylase produces the protein MDGDRGTEADRLAHARELLAAPKRVTVLTGAGISTDSGIPDFRGPQGVWTRNPAAEKTSTLSHYLEDPDVRRQAWQNRLTSPAWDARPNRGHEALAELERQERLVALVTQNIDELHQLAGNSQEKVVELHGSMRRVVCWDCGVEGPMLPTLERVRAGEPDPACTECGGILKSATISFGQNLDPDVLERADRAARTCDTFLAVGSSLVIYPAAGLVPLAKRAGSALVIVNAEETPYDDIADVVLRGSISDVLPQII
- the leuD gene encoding 3-isopropylmalate dehydratase small subunit — translated: MEPVRIVSGTAVPLDRSDVDTDQIIPSDWLKKVERTGFGKGLFSEWRDDRDFVLNKPEYAGATILVAGPNFGTGSSREHAVWALMDYGFKAVISPRFGDIFRNNATKSGLLPVQVSASFGEALMRAVEAEPGLEVTVDVERLTVSAPAAGLESEFPLDPSTRHRLLEGLDDIGLTLLHAGDIDAHEARRPEWMPAVG
- the moeB gene encoding molybdopterin-synthase adenylyltransferase MoeB, yielding MATFRDLLKDTKARIKEVDTAGAADEVAKPGTVVLDVREPDEYEQGALPNAIHIPRGHLESQIESRLPDHDAHIVVYCAGGTRSAFAADTLAQLGYSDVVSMIGGFNKWKDEGRSWRAPVSLTADQRNRYQRHILLPEVDVAGQAKLLDSKVLLIGAGGLGSPAALYLAAAGVGTLGIIDMDVVDDSNLQRQILHNMDRIGERKVDSAKKTLTALNPDVTVVTYDVRLGADNVLDIFAGYDIILDGTDNFPTRYLVNDASLKLDIPVVHGSIFRFEGQASVYLPHQGPCYRCQVPEPPPAELAPSCSEAGVLGVLPGIIGSIQAMETIKLLLGIGDPLVGRLLAYDALEESFRTFKVNRDPECAACSIPKELLVIAEYDELCMPHPIEAPKSA
- a CDS encoding alpha/beta hydrolase; this encodes MEVKRPKLPPAEYVQLPGRGRTWVYNSGPGPAGDASAVVLLHGWTSTAGLNWYRCFGPLSEDHRVVALDHRGHGRGIRSRRPFRLEDCADDVAALIDRLEIGPAIVAGYSMGGPVAQLLWRRHPSKVKGLVLGATAARFAVRREFGGLMAVAGYGLSLALSGIPYEARQWGVSYVLRNRSAIAGTAEWAIQEWERNDPAAMIQAGLALGRFDSTTWIGDVDVPAAVLVTTLDTTVSPRRQRRLASLIPGSQTFEVEGTHRACVDEARVFVPALRAACQMVEQRAEVTSKA
- the leuC gene encoding 3-isopropylmalate dehydratase large subunit, whose product is MNHPSTLADKVWERHVVWSGKDEPDLLYIDLHLVHEVTSPQAFDGLRLSGRKVRRPDLTLATMDHNVPTTAFDQPVEDPISARQMEVLAANCAEFGIRLFAMGDAHQGIVHIIGPELGLTQPGMTIVCGDSHTSTHGAFGALAFGIGTSEVEHVLATQTLPQRRPKTMAVTVDGALPAGVTPKDVVLAIIGEIGTGGGMGHVIEYRGSAIRSLSMEGRMTVCNMSIEAGARAGMVAPDDTTFEYLDGRRHAPAGAGWERALDDWRSLVTDEGASFDKEVSLDGGSLTPFVTWGTNPAQVVPIGGSVPSPDEFAEPSQRDAAARALAYMGLASGTKVRDVRVDTVFIGSCTNGRIEDLRAAAAVVEGRRVAQSVRALVVPGSGQVKAQAEKEGLDRIFSSAGFEWRNPGCSMCLAMNPDKLQPGERSASTSNRNFEGRQGRGGRTHLVSPAVAAATAVAGHFATPEDLR